A stretch of Aedes aegypti strain LVP_AGWG chromosome 2, AaegL5.0 Primary Assembly, whole genome shotgun sequence DNA encodes these proteins:
- the LOC5576548 gene encoding armadillo repeat-containing protein 8 isoform X1 — protein MALEPFACFMDVENSRSYIDELYSEDTYKCQEAIVCLKNAVIGSNKKKGSVISQGIVPRLIALLRDDTKDPNLRLDAAIVIGSLAKGTESQVHSLIYYETVQVLLSIVLNSGTDRRLMETCLGALKTILQYPFAPIELLHCNIGNLVRLIQLASPDSSIQCQVYVANIFVPLCHSSHQQKNLCQANVIPFLARLMISQLTILQVPALKCLAAMCFTNKYVSDIVCMTCHEERSILDILTGLLSRTRDVQIQLSASRCLTYLHRSGSLRADDYRIVYKTLPSLARLCSEDFDEETRATAAETLAYLAEIDSELQRLAAISHHLICSLANLIRCPSPLSRQGAFRCFASLAANDEDIRKRIIEMDGLMEEVLNGLKDTCPEVRLSAVRCLHSLSRSVQLLRTTFQDHSVWRPLMDLLVGEPSLELLTVVTSTICNLLLEFSPAKEPMLDSGAVEMLCELTKHSDPALRLNGSWALMNMAFQAEQKVKSKIIDTLGTDRIFQLLSDADERVIMKTLGLLRNLLSNTLHIENIMSEHSSEVLRAVNLVLDGPHPPEVKEQALIIISNITAGARDKDYVMEDENIIKKIREFLVVSDNKLQMGAVFVVRNLMEKGGRQKMLRESGILENLEQLLHMTPRDSQFYEDIRQEILRFDFADDH, from the exons GATGTGGAAAATTCCCGTTCGTACATCGACGAGCTCTACTCAGAGGACACCTACAAGTGCCAGGAGGCGATCGTGTGCCTGAAGAATGCCGTCATCGGGTCGAACAAGAAGAAAGGTTCCGTAATATCGCAGGGCATCGTTCCACGCTTGATCGCCCTGCTGCGGGACGATACGAAAGATCCGAACTTGCGCTTGGATGCGGCCATCGTAATCGGATCACTTGCCAAAGGAACTGAATCTCAAGTGCACTCGTTGATTTACTACGAGACGGTGCAGGTGCTGCTGAGCATTGTGCTGAATTCCGGGACGGATCGACGGCTAATGGAGACCTGTCTGGGTGCGTTGAAAACCATTCTACAGTATCCGTTTGCACCGATCGAACTGCTGCACTGCAACATTGGCAATCTGGTGCGGTTGATCCAGCTCGCTTCGCCGGATAGTTCGATCCAGTGTCAGGTGTACGTGGCAAATATCTTCGTCCCGCTCTGCCACTCATCCCATCAGCAGAAGAATCTCTGTCAAGCAAACGTAATTCCGTTCCTTGCTCGGCTGATGATCAGTCAGCTTACGATCCTACAAGTACCTGCCCTCAAGTGTCTCGCGGCTATGTGTTTCACGAACAAGTACGTTTCGGACATTGTGTGTATGACCTGTCACGAAGAACGATCGATTCTGGATATTCTGACTGGTCTCCTGTCGCGAACTCGGGACGTTCAGATTCAGCTCTCGGCTAGCCGCTGTCTAACGTATCTGCATCGATCCGGATCACTACGGGCGGATGACTACAGGATCGTCTACAAAACCTTGCCCAGCCTGGCCAGGCTTTGCTCGGAGGACTTTGACGAAGAAACCCGCGCAACGGccgccgaaaccttagcctatCTGGCGGAAATCGATTCCGAACTGCAACGGCTAGCGGCTATCAGTCACCACCTGATCTGTTCGTTGGCCAATCTGATCCGATGTCCGTCTCCGTTGTCCCGGCAGGGAGCATTCCGATGTTTCGCTTCCCTGGCGGCCAACGACGAAGACATCCGCAAACGGATCATAGAAATGGATGGACTCATGGAGGAAGTGCTCAATGGACTGAAGGACACATGTCCggag GTTCGCTTGTCTGCCGTCCGATGTCTGCATTCGCTGTCGAGGTCAGTGCAATTGCTACGAACAACGTTCCAG GATCACTCCGTGTGGCGTCCGTTGATGGATTTGCTCGTAGGAGAACCATCGCTGGAACTCCTCACCGTGGTAACGTCGACGATATGCAACCTGCTGTTGGAATTTTCTCCCGCCAAAGAACCCATGCTCGACTCCGGAGCGGTGGAAATGCTGTGCGAGCTGACGAAGCACAGCGATCCGGCCCTGCGGCTCAACGGCAGCTGGGCACTGATGAACATGGCCTTTCAG GCTGAACAAAAAGTCAAATCAAAAATCATCGACACGCTCGGAACGGATCGGATATTCCAACTGCTGAGCGACGCGGACGAGCGGGTTATCATGAAAACCCTAGGCCTTTTGCGGAACCTGCTCAGCAATACGTTGCACATTGAGAACATAATGTCGGAACATTCGTCGGAGGTGCTACGAGCG GTAAACCTGGTGCTCGACGGTCCCCATCCGCCCGAAGTGAAGGAGCAAGCTCTAATCATCATCAGCAATATTACGGCCGGGGCACGTGACAAGGACTACGTGATGGAAGACGAGAACATAATCAAAAAGATACGAGAATTTTTG GTTGTGTCCGACAACAAGCTCCAGATGGGGGCCGTGTTTGTGGTGAGAAACCTGATGGAGAAAGGTGGCCGACAGAAGATGCTGCGCGAGTCGGGCATCCTGGAGAACCTCGAGCAGCTGCTGCACATGACGCCGCGGGATTCGCAGTTCTACGAAGA CATACGGCAGGAGATTTTAAGGTTCGACTTCGCGGACGATCACTGA
- the LOC5565967 gene encoding islet cell autoantigen 1 gives MLKSEFQHQFWVTKKAVQRKLGSKEDENIVASDGELDAKIELFQSVADSSRQLYRIIDQYQERVCILAQEENSLGKFLREVSKECPTTGKLMSNTGKAISYCGQQRITIRVPLLRLHHDVQTFKGRAIVDTQKTLQVMERERTEYRAALSWMKSVSIQLDPDTGKGLEKFRKAQRHVKTAKTKFDKYTLDCLEKIDLLAAARCNMFSHALVGYQNSLLQFAKKSNDTYRAALKSLSKDPHYNFSILKELTQANPNAKEGEAEGEDQVDKPADDDQMLFFQDEFKDDEADGKQKETKPSISNPEDDDQLLSDIPTALNDLLSGIPQLELNTDAEPKARTEPAASSADLLGLTVDDEFSDFLSSPAPFLPSTLLTNPESMEQSTMDQLSGLDLPSTSGAANSKVEKTSNDIFGSFLSSISKTANPGGAVSHPSETRKPQKDAKTGKDLSGWYQLFAELDPLSNPDAIPSKADAPTNSLAA, from the exons ATGTTGAAGTCCGAATTCCAGCACCAGTTTTGGGTCACCAAAAAGGCGGTGCAACGGAAGCTCG GTTCCAAAGAGGACGAAAATATTGTGGCTTCTGATGGGGAATTGGATGCAAAGATTGAGCTATTTCAATCGGTGGCCGACAGTTCTCGACAGCTgtatcgcatcatcgaccaatATCAGGAAAGAGTGTGCATTCTAGCTCAAGAggaaaattccttggggaaATTTCTGCGCGAGGTCAGCAAGGAATGTCCCACCACGGGCAAGCTAATGTCCAACACGGGTAAGGCGATTTCCTACTGCGGCCAGCAGCGTATTACGATCCGGGTGCCTTTGCTGCGTCTTCATCACGATGTGCAAACGTTCAAAGGGCGTGCCATAGTGGACACACAGAAGACGCTCCAGGTGATGGAACGGGAACGAACCGAGTACCGGGCGGCACTGAGCTGGATGAAGTCGGTCAGTATCCAGCTGGATCCGGATACCGGCAAGGGGCTGGAGAAGTTCCGCAAGGCCCAGCGGCATGTGAAGACGGCCAAGACGAAGTTCGACAAGTACACCTTGGACTGCTTGGAGAAG ATCGACCTGCTGGCCGCTGCAAGATGCAATATGTTTTCCCACGCCTTAGTCGGCTATCAGAACTCGCTGCTGCAGTTCGCCAAGAAAAGCAACGACACCTACAGGGCAGCACTGAAGAGCCTCTCGAAGGATCCACACTATAACTTCTCGATTCTGAAGGAGCTCACCCAAGCTAATCCGAACGCCAAAGAAGGCGAAGCGGAAGGAGAGGACCAAGTGGACAAGCCTGCCGACGATGATCAGATGCTATTCTTTCAG GATGAATTCAAAGACGACGAAGCCGACGGGAAGCAGAAAGAGACCAAGCCGTCGATTTCCAACCCGGAAGATGACGATCAACTCTTGTCCGATATTCCAACGGCCTTGAACGACCTTCTGTCAGGAATCCCTCAGCTTGAGCTTAACACAGATGCAGAGCCCAAGGCACGAACCGAACCGGCCGCTAGTTCGGCGGACCTTCTGGGTCTAACGGTGGATGATGAATTTTCCGACTTCCTTTCTTCGCCGGCCCCATTCTTGCCATCGACATTGCTCACCAATCCGGAATCTATGGAGCAGTCTACCATGGATCAGCTTTCCGGTCTAGATCTGCCCTCGACATCAGGGGCTGCAAACTCCAAGGTCGAGAAGACGTCCAATGATATCTTCGGAAGTTTCCTGTCGAGTATTTCTAAGACTGCTAATCCCGGTGGAGCAGTTAGTCATCCGTCTGAAACGAGGAAACCTCAAAAGGACGCCAAAACAGGCAAGGACCTCTCCGGATGGTATCAGTTGTTTGCCGAGTTGGATCCGCTTTCCAATCCGGACGCTATTCCGTCCAAGGCTGATGCGCCTACCAATAGCTTAGCCGCGTAG
- the LOC5576548 gene encoding armadillo repeat-containing protein 8 isoform X2, whose product MALEPFACFMDVENSRSYIDELYSEDTYKCQEAIVCLKNAVIGSNKKKGSVISQGIVPRLIALLRDDTKDPNLRLDAAIVIGSLAKGTESQVHSLIYYETVQVLLSIVLNSGTDRRLMETCLGALKTILQYPFAPIELLHCNIGNLVRLIQLASPDSSIQCQVYVANIFVPLCHSSHQQKNLCQANVIPFLARLMISQLTILQVPALKCLAAMCFTNKYVSDIVCMTCHEERSILDILTGLLSRTRDVQIQLSASRCLTYLHRSGSLRADDYRIVYKTLPSLARLCSEDFDEETRATAAETLAYLAEIDSELQRLAAISHHLICSLANLIRCPSPLSRQGAFRCFASLAANDEDIRKRIIEMDGLMEEVLNGLKDTCPEVRLSAVRCLHSLSRSVQLLRTTFQDHSVWRPLMDLLVGEPSLELLTVVTSTICNLLLEFSPAKEPMLDSGAVEMLCELTKHSDPALRLNGSWALMNMAFQAEQKVKSKIIDTLGTDRIFQLLSDADERVIMKTLGLLRNLLSNTLHIENIMSEHSSEVLRAVNLVLDGPHPPEVKEQALIIISNITAGARDKDYVMEDENIIKKIREFLVVSDNKLQMGAVFVVRNLMEKGGRQKMLRESGILENLEQLLHMTPRDSQFYEELLHHTAYGRRF is encoded by the exons GATGTGGAAAATTCCCGTTCGTACATCGACGAGCTCTACTCAGAGGACACCTACAAGTGCCAGGAGGCGATCGTGTGCCTGAAGAATGCCGTCATCGGGTCGAACAAGAAGAAAGGTTCCGTAATATCGCAGGGCATCGTTCCACGCTTGATCGCCCTGCTGCGGGACGATACGAAAGATCCGAACTTGCGCTTGGATGCGGCCATCGTAATCGGATCACTTGCCAAAGGAACTGAATCTCAAGTGCACTCGTTGATTTACTACGAGACGGTGCAGGTGCTGCTGAGCATTGTGCTGAATTCCGGGACGGATCGACGGCTAATGGAGACCTGTCTGGGTGCGTTGAAAACCATTCTACAGTATCCGTTTGCACCGATCGAACTGCTGCACTGCAACATTGGCAATCTGGTGCGGTTGATCCAGCTCGCTTCGCCGGATAGTTCGATCCAGTGTCAGGTGTACGTGGCAAATATCTTCGTCCCGCTCTGCCACTCATCCCATCAGCAGAAGAATCTCTGTCAAGCAAACGTAATTCCGTTCCTTGCTCGGCTGATGATCAGTCAGCTTACGATCCTACAAGTACCTGCCCTCAAGTGTCTCGCGGCTATGTGTTTCACGAACAAGTACGTTTCGGACATTGTGTGTATGACCTGTCACGAAGAACGATCGATTCTGGATATTCTGACTGGTCTCCTGTCGCGAACTCGGGACGTTCAGATTCAGCTCTCGGCTAGCCGCTGTCTAACGTATCTGCATCGATCCGGATCACTACGGGCGGATGACTACAGGATCGTCTACAAAACCTTGCCCAGCCTGGCCAGGCTTTGCTCGGAGGACTTTGACGAAGAAACCCGCGCAACGGccgccgaaaccttagcctatCTGGCGGAAATCGATTCCGAACTGCAACGGCTAGCGGCTATCAGTCACCACCTGATCTGTTCGTTGGCCAATCTGATCCGATGTCCGTCTCCGTTGTCCCGGCAGGGAGCATTCCGATGTTTCGCTTCCCTGGCGGCCAACGACGAAGACATCCGCAAACGGATCATAGAAATGGATGGACTCATGGAGGAAGTGCTCAATGGACTGAAGGACACATGTCCggag GTTCGCTTGTCTGCCGTCCGATGTCTGCATTCGCTGTCGAGGTCAGTGCAATTGCTACGAACAACGTTCCAG GATCACTCCGTGTGGCGTCCGTTGATGGATTTGCTCGTAGGAGAACCATCGCTGGAACTCCTCACCGTGGTAACGTCGACGATATGCAACCTGCTGTTGGAATTTTCTCCCGCCAAAGAACCCATGCTCGACTCCGGAGCGGTGGAAATGCTGTGCGAGCTGACGAAGCACAGCGATCCGGCCCTGCGGCTCAACGGCAGCTGGGCACTGATGAACATGGCCTTTCAG GCTGAACAAAAAGTCAAATCAAAAATCATCGACACGCTCGGAACGGATCGGATATTCCAACTGCTGAGCGACGCGGACGAGCGGGTTATCATGAAAACCCTAGGCCTTTTGCGGAACCTGCTCAGCAATACGTTGCACATTGAGAACATAATGTCGGAACATTCGTCGGAGGTGCTACGAGCG GTAAACCTGGTGCTCGACGGTCCCCATCCGCCCGAAGTGAAGGAGCAAGCTCTAATCATCATCAGCAATATTACGGCCGGGGCACGTGACAAGGACTACGTGATGGAAGACGAGAACATAATCAAAAAGATACGAGAATTTTTG GTTGTGTCCGACAACAAGCTCCAGATGGGGGCCGTGTTTGTGGTGAGAAACCTGATGGAGAAAGGTGGCCGACAGAAGATGCTGCGCGAGTCGGGCATCCTGGAGAACCTCGAGCAGCTGCTGCACATGACGCCGCGGGATTCGCAGTTCTACGAAGA ATTGCTACATCACACAGCATACGGCAGGAGATTTTAA